Below is a window of Hyphomonas neptunium ATCC 15444 DNA.
AAAAAGACGGTAAGATTGTTCGCGGGCATCTGGATAACAGTCTCCAGCACTAAACCCGCCTTGCCCGCCAGAGGCAGCAGCTCCCTGTCCAGATCCCGCACGCCCCATCGCGCGTCCCGGCCCTTCAGGCTGTCATCAAACACCGCATTGGAAGGCGCAATAATGCCTTCACGCCCAAACGGCCCGTAAAGCACCAGCTTTCCGCCAGTCCTCAACAGCCGGCCCGCGCCGGCGATCAGCCCTTCAGCCGCCTCAAACGGGGCAATGTGTACCATATTGGCGCTGAAGATAGCGTCCCATGGGGCCAACGCCTCCGCCACGCCCCAATCGCCCTTTGCTGCGTTGACCTCCATCGGCCCAAGCAACTGCGAAGAACCGCTCGCTGCCCTCCAGGCGCG
It encodes the following:
- a CDS encoding DUF938 domain-containing protein, translating into MADKPPVALEDRGEGGDGRRYSPSAERNREAIRDVLRAHLSVPARVLEIASGTGEHGAFLVGEMPGLEWTYSDIDGPSLESQRAWRAASGSSQLLGPMEVNAAKGDWGVAEALAPWDAIFSANMVHIAPFEAAEGLIAGAGRLLRTGGKLVLYGPFGREGIIAPSNAVFDDSLKGRDARWGVRDLDRELLPLAGKAGLVLETVIQMPANNLTVFFRKD